The following nucleotide sequence is from Paralichthys olivaceus isolate ysfri-2021 chromosome 22, ASM2471397v2, whole genome shotgun sequence.
TCTCTGTCGTGGCCTGAATGTAGAGCAGATGTAGGGGGGCACATACAAGCCAAGAGGAGACACTATAGGACTATTAGGAGCTTTTATCTTGCCTGTTATGGCTAGCTGGCGTGCTGCTGCTGAGCAGAGAAGGTCTGGTTGTAACTTGGTGAAGGGTTAGCACAGCGCTCTGTCCCCTGGATGCAGGTTGGGTTGTTGAGGTGGATGCTAGCAGGAGATAATGATCGGTCACGGAGGTCAGATGCTtcggtgtttgtgtgcaggaacAACCTGCTTGCTTTGTCCTTGGCTGACAGCCTTTTgattttgtgtgagtgtgcaaggATGTGCGTAAGGATGTGAATAGGATGAAGTTAGCCCGCATCACTTTTGGAACGGCATGCACTGacgttcacacacatacaaacaaacacatgcgtacacagacacacacagggagccTGGCAACGAGGTGGAGGCGGACAAATGCAGGGGCTggctgttcctctctgtgtgtaagaaagtgagagaaatgcATGGTGTTTCCTCTTGAACATGATCTCTATCTGGGACTGATTATGTAATGGCCAAATGGACTAGAAAGGGCAAGGGAGGACAGAGtaagacagagggggagagagatatGCATGGCCCTTTTTCCATCATACTCAGCCAGAagctctctgttttctcttttctgccaCTTCTTTCAGCCTTATCTGGTCATTTCTTATCAGACAAGCTCTGCAGTGACTAGTCAGGACAGTAAAGGACTCCAGCTGTCGGCCATTACCCCCTTAaactcttcatttctctgtcATTGTTCATGTGGTTTCTCAAACACTCCATTTGAGCCGTCTTCttaccattttatttattgttaaataTTTCCCTAAGGTAGTATTTGTCAAATTTTGGGGGGTTTTTTGTCTCATGATGCagaataaaagaagaatttTTACATCGACAGATGGATATTTGAGTGTATTTCCTCACTGCCCTCCCATCCCTCTCTCACCAGTCTATTTTAAACTCACGGCCTCAGTGTGGTTTTCTGGCTGGAGACCAGTAAAGGCCAGTGGCTGGGAGGAGAAGGTGCGGGTGAATAAGACGactgcacagagacagacatcaTTTGAACAACTTAATTTCAATAATTTGCTCGTGTTAGTGACTATGCAAGCGTCCCTGTTTATAGCCACAAGCTTGTGACTTTGGTTAGTCTGTCACGTGGGATTACTGtggatttatttagttttgcgtgtgtgtgtttcttggtAAAACGCCACAGAGGATTCAAAGGGgctcctttattttttttgtctagCCTCACGGTTGGTGTGGTTGACAACAGTTGGCACAGCTTTGTCTGCTTGCCAAAGCTTCCTGCTTGGCCCCGCCTCCCAGCTGATAGCTTGCGTTGCCAGGACAATGAGCAACTTGCGTAACTACGACAACGAGGGCATTGACAGGAACCAGACTCTTTGATGCCTGATGTGGATGGGGGAATTCAGGTGAACAAGATGAACCATGTGGGTTTTTTATATAACAGTGAATTATGTCATCTGTTtggaaataaatgataaatacgTCATTTATTTACACAGAGTAAAAGAGTGGTTTAACATAATTGAAGTCAATGTACTTAAATTACTTTCACTTAACCTCAGTGTTCTAGAAAAGGACTGCAGCCTGTTGTGGTTAGTTCGAGGTTAAAATGAGGGTGTTCAGGGCTGATTGCTCAGGAGATCTCAACGTTACGTGAATATTTGTGTGAAAGTGATCATCAGCGTGATCAACATCATCTCTTTAGACGTGACCTCATCATTTCTCTTGAAATTGTGGTTTGATTCCTCCCCCTGCGATGAAACCCCCCTGTAGCTCATCACATCCTGTTTGCTGATCCAAACACGCATACACAAATCAACCAACACGATGTGATGCTTAGGAAGCAGAAATGATATCACAAAGTCTGAGAAATTCCCACAGTTGACACATCTGCAACGGTGCAGAAACACGCCCCCGGTCACCCAACTGTGCGTGGTCTCCCATGAGGGCGGAGTTTGGGGCAGCAGTGTGGGGTAAGCCCTCTTCTGAGGGCGCTGAGTCAGCGGGGATCCCCCAAAAAATGATATGCATAACACTCACACGGTCTGGCagttttctcctctctcacactgAATCCTAACTCATCGCTGTGATAACTAAGTTTCATGGCTTTGGTATCATCTGATAGAACCTGAGCTGCTACATAATGCTGCCTGGCATCTGTGTACACTATCTGGTTTCAGAGTAGTTTCTCATAGTGTGCTGGTGGAGTAGCTGTGAGCAACGTGATAGCCGGGATAGCAGCTGGAATAGACGACCATTTGGTTAcaacagacataaacacacaccctCTATAAAAGTGGTAATTACAGCCTCGGCAGCGTGTCCCTGTTTGCACTCTCAGTCACAACCAGCTCTCTTTGCTTTCTCTTTATAACTTTTTCTAATTTAAACCTCCCATTCTGTCTCGCTCTCGCCTCTCTCTTTTCCCATAATGccatgtgttttattattttactacgTTTCTGCAGCGCTACACTTTCATGTGATAGTTGACTTAGCGCTGCTCTTCCTGTTAGAGCGAGACCAGCCTTGTTTGCGTCTTCACTTGCCTGTTAAGCTGCACAGTCAGACTCACCATTGTGTCtatgagaagagagagagagagggtgagtgaACGTGGAACAGGACCCCCCTCGTTCCCATTGTATCGGCCTCCCTGCTGATTTACCCATTTCGCCTCTGAGCCACCCTCACGTTTTCCACGCTGCTCTGACACCAGGCGTTACCCCACAAGTCAGGAAAGCAGGAGGGGTGAGGGTAGTGACGACTCACTGTCTAGAAAAACCAGAAAAGAGTAGCAGTAAGACAAAGAGGAGCTTGGTTTATACTGAAATCAAAGACCACCCCAGCGTTGATTGAAAACATGCTTTGAGACATTAGGCAGATGACAGTTTGGATCATATCGTGTTCAGTGCTGCttcatattgtttttgtgaCAACTTGACACAAGtgtttttgtcttctctgtcttcAGGGTTAAGGAGACCCCAGAGGGATGATTGGCAGCCGAATCCGAGACTTAACACAACTGTGAATCAATAACGCGGTGCTGCTCTAAAAGGTATGTTCAGCATGAGAGCGTGTCCGTATCATAGAACACGTGGAGTGCagtcctgacagtgtgtgtgtgtgtgtttgtgtgtgtgtgtctgtgtgtgtgtgtgtgtgtgtgtgtgtgtgtgtgtgtgtgtgtgtgtgtgtgtgtgtgtgtgtgtgtgtgtgtgtgtgtgtgtcggtgtcaCTGTATAGCACCACTCCTGACAGTCTTTAAGTGTGCAGAGATTAAAATATCCCCAACTGGGCTTTAAATAGAGTTGGTGGGAGAAAGACGAGGAGAGGAACTGGTGGGTGGAGGGACTGCGTATGACCAGAGCTAATTTAGGAAAACCAGTGGAAGAGTGCTGTGCTGAGCAAGAGAAATGAATCATAACCTGTGTGAACACTCTCCCATAATGCATTACAAATTTCTCATCACTTGCTTGAAAGTGTTATCATTACACTTCCTGTACAATTGGGGctatagttttttatttttacggTAGATTCTCAAATGTGTCAGCGGCCCGATACAcatctggtattaacatgtgtctGTGTAGACACAAGCGAGAGAGTCTTAATGAAGCTCGAGTTTACCAGTTTTGTTTGTGACAAACAAATcagtgagaagagaaaaatatgCCTCGTGTATAGTGAAACTGTAGTGGGTcacaggacgtcagctgagtaggcgaTCTTTCATATGTGGCCAAGGACACGTTAGAAAACCTGATATGCGATAACATTGTTCAATATTGCGATGATGATACTTGCTATAAATAATACAGGGACCTGCATCTTAACACCCTCTATCTCATCCtctgtgttgtatgtgtgtccAGATGTTTAATACTCAGATCATCTCAAACTGCTGTGAGATTATTAATTGTTTTTGGACGCTTGAACTTCTGTCAGATGTATAAAAGGggggattttttgtttttgcatgttCAGCACAACAGACGTGGGTTTGTCACACTCGTTTTAACAGCAGTGGTGGACATACAGACATAAACTCATCCTCTCAGGTCTTTGTCAGGTGTCTCTTTTGTTGTCTCTCTTGAATCAAGCGTTCTTTGAAGCTTGGGCTTCTGTGTATCTTGAcaccttttgtgtttatgtttcaggGAGGGAAGCGAGTTTATCTCTCAccttcttttatatttttccccTCAACCGTTTTCCTTTGTGTCGTCCcagttcgtgtgtgtgtgtgtgtgtgtgtgtgtgtgtgtgtgcgtgtgtgggaaGGTGTGTGGGCGTTTTCATGGCACTGTTCCGACTCTCCACTCCACTCCACCTCCCTCAATCTCTTCCCTCTTCTCGGTCTCTATCTTTTCTCCTTAATCTATCCTTCCATCCTGTTCAGACCGTCTGTCGCTGCtgcccccctctccctctccatcacGCCTGCCGTAATGAGATTAAACCTTAGTGTATCCATtgggcatacacacacacacacacacacacacacacacacacacacacacacacacacacacacacacacacatacacacacatacacacacataatcatCCACTTAAAGGAGAGCACACTATTCTCTCTCACATGCACTAAACCAGCACAAGCCTGACACAACCCTGCAGCTTGCACACTTGGCATTGCTTCCAGCACCACACACtcttgtgcacaaacacacgcacacttgGCACGTGACCAAAGCCTCTCACTCTTcgtctttccctctgtctcttgttATCAAGAGGCCCATAGTAAGGATTACAGTAACCCCAGGTCTGTCCTCATAGGTGAGCTCCCCACTGAGCCATCTGGGCCACAGTAATAATCCTGTTCTGTACCGACTGGCTTACTGGCGCCTCTTACAGGCTGCATGATGCATAGCAGCCAACTAAAGACAAAGAAGTCTTGATATTTTGTGTATTCCTCTGAATTAATTTTTTCCTTGAGAAAAGTCTAAACTATAACAGAAGCGGAAGAAGAGTTTGCCTCTGCAGTCACAGTCAATGCTTTTACCTGCCTCTCCCCTGTCCGTTATTCTACCTACACCCTCCCCTTTTGCTGACGAGCTCTTTAACTCAAACACATACACTGATAGCCCGTATAATAAAGAGCCCACTGCTGTACTGACttttcagtgtgtctgtgtttcaccTGCTCTCACACTGGCTCTCctgttcttctctgtgtctgcagccagTAGGCTTTTGGATTCTTGGTGCAGAAGAGTGAGACAGTCCAGATCTTCTCAGTGTTGGAGTGAGgccctctctgtgctgcagtggaGGGCTTCACAGACATTGCTATTCTGGTAAGTATCAGTGCTCTGATATAACTTCTGACTCCGAAGCACTCATGCATGGAAGTCTAGAAGAAATTCTACCTCTAAATTAGTTTAAACCCCTGCCTTCAGCCTGTAATTTTAATGGGCTAACTGGTGACAAAGCGAGTGTTCCTGCAAAATGATGACTATGTATGCACATGATGGACCTTcataaaaagcaaaacattgagAGATTAGACCACAATTTGAGATATTTTATGAGCTGTTTTATTGTAGGgtgttatttttcattgttcTCTGCAGGTCAAGTGCATTAATACATATGACTGTTTTACAAATATCCACAGGCTGGATGCATCACGCAGTAGAGCAGTTTGGCGGGCGTGGCACACGGGATTCCTTCCCTCTGGACGGACTCAACCGGGGACCATGGGCTCCCGTGGGCGGCCGCGCCTGGCAGCCACCTGCCAGGTCTGTAGCCATGACAACACAGACATACAAACTTACACAAACCTCTTTGTCAACTTCACTCCACTGAAAAGTCATGATTTTACAGAGGAACTGAAGTTTTAGGATTAAAACAGCTAAGAACTGACCTGTGTCTGCTGTTTCTGTTTATCATCAGATGTTTACCTGGAATGAACCAACACCAGCTCCTTCCCCATCTACCTCCTGGTCCTATGGGCGGACTGAACCACCCCAGTAAATTCTTTAGTAATGGGTAAGTCATCCACAAAATCACCAGTGACAGACCTAAATTTAGAAATCAGAAAAAATTATGAATCAGgcttttctgtcatttaaatgtcattctgtctttttttttgctgtccAGGCCCATTAGAGGAGGCGAGAAGCTTGATCTCCAACAGCCAATGTTACCGGGCCTGCagagggagcagcagagacctcctcatcttcatcctccccctcctcaccgaGCGTGGGAGCAACTGGGCCAGCTGTATGAATCCCACCTCCCTCCTCAAGGGCATCCTGTTGTGCCCTTGCCCAATGAGCACTCCCTCCGCCTCCATAACGGAGGCTATGCTGGCAGTGGTGGTCCTCACCCAAACTCACATCTTCCGCACACCAGGCCCAACCAACTGCTGAAGGTGAGGAACAGACTTGTGTATCAgcgtaaaaatgtttttcagacaaaacaTTGACAATGTTCACactttctctgtttcctttgcTTTAGTTTGGGGGTCCTCAGGAGCAGCATGTTCCCCGGGGTCCACCATTGCTGGGAGATGAGATGTGGGCTCAGGTGCACCAGGTAAGAGCTCTTTAATTGGCTACGATCATGTTTCATCATACGTATACACATCGTACAATCTATATTCTGGTTGTCGTTTCTGCTGCAGCCAGACAGGTCGAAGTCATAGACATCATCACTGAGCTTTGGAATGATCTGCCATAAAACTGATTCTTACCTTTTTCTATTCACAGCAGAGGGGCTACCCAGGGAAGATGCTTGGGGGTCAACTGAAGAGACCGGGCCCTCCGTTGGGAGAGCACTCTGTTATCCAGCACACTCCTCTGCCATCCCTGCACCCatcctcccaccctccctctgcCGAGGACTGTCCCAGCCCaagcaagaggaaaaaaagttcAGATCAGGTattgaatacatttatttcttttaataccAAAAAAGCCACGATGCAaggtctttttttgttttgtcatttttattggtaattattatattgtttcACTCCCTGTGCAGGTATCCCACCCTGGGCTGCAGCGTTTCCCTGGTTCTGGCCAGTCTTTGTTGTCTCAGCAGCAGTCGTCAATCCACCATCTTCCTCAAAAACCTGCCCTCTGGAACCCCCTGCACAAGGACAACAACACTCCCTGGCAGCCCCACACCTCTGACCGCAAGAACCCACCATCACAGGAGTTCCACGTCCGAACAGTAAGAAAATATCACTTCATTGACTAAACGTTAGTTGTAGCCAGGGGTTAATATTTTACTGTTGACCACAATCAATAGGCAAACCTTAATTGGATTGAGTGCTGCCGTAAAGATGTATTGAATCTATTAGCTGTCTGATACTCTGAGAGTATTGTTCACTGTGTTGCACATAACACTAATTGATTTCCTTTTCCTTGTTTAGTTAAGTACAGCAGTGAACAGATCCTTCAGTTTGTCACTAATAATCCAACTGTTGCTTTCTTTTGGTACGATTcaacaggaaaacaacaaacaaagaatgGGCAGCTACACCCAAAAGTCCTCTCCTGCCTCTTCCACCCCTTCAAACCTCTCCCCTCCACCCAACTCCTCTCCAGGGAGCTACAACCAGGGATGTGCTCCTCAGCTCCAGAAAGACACATTCCAACCTCAGGCTGTAAACCATCAGTCCCCTCACTCTTCCTACTCCACTCCAGGCTCCAAACTAGGGTTGGCACCAACCTGCCAGGCCATGGAGCCTCGTGGTCCTCACAACCAGAGAGGCCCCCTCATCGGGGGCCAAGGTGGCTGCCAAGCTACCTCTTACACAGCATCTACCCTAACCAGGGGGGACAGAGATCAACACGTACACGCCCAATTGTCACCAGCAAACCCTCCTGCAACCAGCAGTAGCAGTGTGCCTTACAGCCACTTCCAGCCTCATCCAGGGCTGGGGCACCAgggtccccctcctcctcctcctcctccacttgcCAGCAGCACCTCAGTATCGCAGCAACAGCCAACTGGGCCCCACGAGGCCTGGAGATACCAGAGCAGGCCCAGCAGTCACTCCCTGGTGAGCACAAGTCATTCATGCAGTAGCTCATTTGTACATTGTGTTTTGGAAATAAAGAGGCTAAAAATCTAAAGCCAGGGCACAGTTGTTAAGAAAGAGCTATTTgttaaatgtaatgatttatattgttccttgtgtgtttcttcaGGAATCAGGCATCTACAGGCCTCCAGGACTGCTACCTCATCACCAGCAGAGCCACAATCAGGCCGTGGATAGACGGGTTCCCTCCCAGcatcaccatcacatcagtCCTCTGCCCCCAACCAACTCCACTCGGACACCTGTCATCACCCCCAATGTTCCCATATCGCAGGCCCCCAGCTCCGTCAGTGGCAACAGCCGTAACTCCGGGGGTTTATCTATGGCCAGTGACGCCGCGGCAACCacatcgccccctgctggctgctcTGTGAACAATGGCCGCACTAATAGCAGTTGGCAAAGAGGTCGAGAGCCAGTACTCCATACCTCCACCAGTGCCGTCATTAGCTCCACCTCTCAGCTGAATGCTCTGCTGCAGCCAGGTGGTCAGAGAGGACAAGCTCCCACTGCCAACCAGCCTCACCAACATGGGCCACCCAGACCACAACAGCAGGGACCCACCAAGTCTCTGCCCGTGAAGGGGAAGACGTCATATTATCCTCAGGCTGAACTGGAGCAACCTCCTGtattttcctcctcatctttgtTCTCCTCAGGGCACCAGAGGGCAGGGGACAGTGTTATAACAAGCAGAGTTTCAAATCCACTCCCTCGCTCTCCTGCTACTTACTGCCCAGCTCCTCGCTCCACTGTCAACTCTGCCTCTCAGCCATCTAATCAGATCCTCTCCTCCAGACTGGGTCATCGACCAGACTCTGCCTCCACACAGGTGTACGCTCAGTCCCACATTCATCCACCAGCTCCAACCGCTATGCCCCAATCCATTGAGGAGGCTCTAGACAAGCTCGATGCTGAGCTGGAGGGACACATGCAAGCtgaagaaaggaggaagagggacagagagcagcaagagagaaaagcaagagaagaggagaggcgCAAGAAAGAATGGGAGATGAGGCAAAagcaggatgaggagaggaagaggaaagagctggaaaagaaggaggaggaaaggaaaaagagagaagtggagagacaggaagaggagaggaggaggagagaatgggAGAGGCAGGAGCAAGAGCGAAGGAGGAGGCAAGAAGAGGAGcggaaaagaagagaaatggaaaggcaggaggaggagaggaaaaagagagaatacGAGAgacgggaggaggagaggaaaaagcgAGAGTGGGAGAAGAAGGAGcgggaaaggaagaggagggagcggCGAGAAGCGGAGCggcaggagctggagagaaagaagaaagagctggagaggcaggaggaagaaaagaaaaagcaaagagaactggagagagaaaaagaggagaaaaggaggatggagtggaagagggaggaggaagtgtGCAGTGCAAAGGGCAAAGAACAGACTGCTATTGAAAACCTGGAGAGACTACTCTCCAGCAACTCCTCTcaaacacccccaccccctcgcCTCTCTTCTGTGCCTGCCCCACCTTCAGGTCCTCCACCCCCCAGTTCGCAGGCCTCACCCATCTACCCCTGGCTGAGCCGCGGCGGCGTACTCCCCTGTCCACCAGGCCAGACACCCACCACCACAACTCTTGTAGAGAGGCTGCGGCCGCCTCCGCTTACACCTCAGACTGAGTACGCTCGAGAAaagcagaggcagagggagatgtGGAGCAACAATGGCGGAACGACATTCAGTCCCTCATCAACACACAATACCTCAGGGATGAACCAGCCGGCATTCAGCAACAAGCCCCCGGCAATGCAAGCCGCACCCAACCAATCCAAAGACACATCCAGGGAGAGAGACGGCATCCATCACTCTCTCCCCAGCTTGGCACTTAGAGAGCCCCCCAAACTGTATCAAGCCTTCCCCAGAGAAaaccctccaccaccaccgTTATCCTCCAGCTCATCAGGGGGCATTCTCAAGCGGGTGACAGGAAGTGGCTTGGACAATGCCACCAGCAGCGACTCAGACAGTGCTCAGTTTGAGGAAGAGCCCTCGGAGTTGTCCACACTGCTCCCTGATGGTCTGGCAAACATAATGGCCATGCTGGACGAGTCTAtcaaaaaggaagaggagatgtATAACAGCGAGAAGACCGGCTCCTCAGGTCTCCTCGACAACTTTTCTCCCGGTGTCCAGCCTATCAAGAGCTACCTGTGTGCCCCAGACCTTGTGCCAGCTACGAAGCATCAGCCCAGCCAGGAAGACTTTGGATCCAACCCCCATGCTAGTCCTCCTGTTCTCAGCCGTCAAGGCTCTCTGGCATCCCCCTGCAGCCGAACGTCTTCTCTCaacgaggaggatgaggaatATCTTAAACCATCTCTAAATGTCTCCAAACAGTCAATGGACATGGGAATGGGAGTAGGAAACACCAATTATCGCCACAGTGACCTGGCTAAACTTTATGGCCTCCCCGAGCAGACAAAAAGTGAGGCTGATGAggacgatgatgaagaggatTCTGAAACTCCATCTTGTTCACCACCACCCCAAAGACCCCACCTTCACCAGACAGATGTCAACAACATGTTCAAGTCCCGAGAAACAGTCCTAGAGAGCCAGAGGTACGCATATCGAGGTGGGCCCTTTGGGAGACCCCCTCCATCTGCTCTAGTTGGGGTCAAATACTCCTCATCGCTATCTCTAGGTCCAGATATTTGCCGTCAGCAGCAAAGTGGCTCCCCCACGTCAGATTCAACCAATCCACCGTTCAGTCCAGCTGTCCCTGCTCTAAAgtcttctccccctcctctgctggaagaaaagaaactaaaaatggAGGACGCTGACATCTGGAGAGACAATAGAGAAACTACAGAGGAAATCAAAAACTCTATCAAAAGGGAGAGTGTTCCCACTATCATGCCTATTAAAGTTGTAAAGGAGGAGCAACAGCTGACAACCATCTCGGAGTCTTCTCTGGCAGAGTTGGGCAAGAGCTGCGAGGTCATTCTTAGTCAACAGTCACTTCCTAAGAAGAACCTTGATAAATCTGACAGTCAtggcagagtggaggagagccACAAACCTGACAAAGTCAAAGAACGCAGagataaagacagaaacagggatagagagagggagaaagacaagaaaaggAAGCATGGTCACAGCCACAGTAGCAGCAGAAAGCAcgaagacagaaaagaaaagaagaaacatagagaaaaaagagaggagatggcactttcatcatcatcgtcatcttcCACCCATTCCAGCTCCAGCCACAAACGGCACAAAGACAGTAAGAGCCATAAAGAGAAGAAGGATCGCAGAATTCTCGGTGACCTCAACCTCCAGAGTAAAGAGGGCTCCGAGAAGAACCGCAGTCACtatgaaaagaaacacaaggaaGCATCAGGTGCCAGCTCCGCCAGCGAAGGAGAGCAGGCAGAGTGGACCTCGCGGAGTTCCGGAGAAAGATCCTCTGAGCTCAGGAGAGGCTCCGAATCAGGTTCTTCATTGGGTTCCACAGACTTCTTGAAACTGAAGGCGCTGTCAGACGGGCCACCCAAGGAGCTTAAGATTCGCCTGATAAAAGTGGAGAGCGGCGACAGGGAGACATTCATCGCCTCTGAGGTTGAGGAGAAGAGAATCCCACTGGAAGAAATCACCATCAAGAACACAGCCAGTGAAATCATCAGGTCTTGCAAGTAAGTGCAATGTGACGGAAGTCTTTTCTAATAATGgatttaatgtcacatttcatcAGGCTTTTTGAATATCTCTGGGAttggttttgaaaaaaaaaaacaccacatagTTCACAGGGACACCTGTTCTGCAACTTGATGTTTAATATGTCTTCTTTTCTCCTGTTCCAGGGGAGCCAGAGTCACAGGGAAGTTCAGAGAATCTTACTTGCTGCCAGCCTTCTCTGTGAAGCCCGTCATGACCTCAGAGGAACCCATTCCTAGAGAGAAACTGAACCCTCCTACGCCCAGTATCTATGTATGTCACTATGTGCACTACATTTCTCACACACGTCACCTTACTTTAGCCTCTGTCTTAGGATGTGATACATTAACATTATAGCAAATAACTATAACATAGATTCCACTTTGCTTTATCATAGAGTACAGTTAATGCATTCTTTGAGCAATATAACATACATTTGACTTTATATTCAAGGTAACTGCGCCCTCTTGTGGGGCATGAAGaaaatatatgtgtgtctgtgcactaacatgacttttttccaTGTGCAGTTGGAGAGTAAGAGAGACGCCTTCtcccctgtgctgctgcagttctGTACAGACCCGAAGAATCCTGTTACTGTCATCAGAGGCCTGGCTGGATCTCTAAGACTCAGTATGTTTACACATCCAATTTGTTGACATGAGAAACTCGTTGTAATCTCTACTGATCCTTATGGATTAATGATAGTGACTCTAGCCACGTGTCATTGTTTGCACAACTTCCTCACATTCCCATTCTTTGTGTTAAGATCTAGGACTGTTTTCTACTAAGTCACTGGTGGAGGCCAACGCAGAGCAGGCGGTGGAGGTGAGGACTCAGGTGCAGCAGCCTGCTGATGAAAACTGGGACCCCAGTGGGACGGGTCAGACGTGGCCCTGTGAGAGCAGCCGCTCCCACACAACCATCGCCAAGTACGCCCAGTACCAGGCCTCCAGCTTCCAAGAGAGTCTCCAGGTACACATCATCTCACACTACACCTGTAGTAGTTctgataatgtttttattatacaCCACGTTCATTTACTCTGCATGTTATTGTATCCGTGTAACGGTTTTGTGTTGTCATGATTTCTGTCTTCAGGAAGAGAAAggcagtgatgaggaggaggatgaagatgatgagaaggagaagaagccaTCCAGCTGTTCTGATACTCCCATCAAGGACAGCTCTAAAGAAAGTAGCAGGTAAAGACACTTTTCAAACCAAGCTAAACAGGAACAATCCAGTGTTAAGTAATTCATAATAATGTTGTAAAAATGTTCTTCTCCTCAGTGCTGAGCAGAAACCAGTGGGGAAGATCattaaatttggcacaaacattgaCTTATCAGATCCCAAGAGGTGAGCCACACATCAAACACTAGTACTCTCATGACCTAACAGCATCTGTTACACACTAAATGTCTTTCCACATGTTG
It contains:
- the kdm6ba gene encoding lysine-specific demethylase 6B isoform X1, which codes for MHHAVEQFGGRGTRDSFPLDGLNRGPWAPVGGRAWQPPARCLPGMNQHQLLPHLPPGPMGGLNHPSKFFSNGPIRGGEKLDLQQPMLPGLQREQQRPPHLHPPPPHRAWEQLGQLYESHLPPQGHPVVPLPNEHSLRLHNGGYAGSGGPHPNSHLPHTRPNQLLKFGGPQEQHVPRGPPLLGDEMWAQVHQQRGYPGKMLGGQLKRPGPPLGEHSVIQHTPLPSLHPSSHPPSAEDCPSPSKRKKSSDQVSHPGLQRFPGSGQSLLSQQQSSIHHLPQKPALWNPLHKDNNTPWQPHTSDRKNPPSQEFHVRTENNKQRMGSYTQKSSPASSTPSNLSPPPNSSPGSYNQGCAPQLQKDTFQPQAVNHQSPHSSYSTPGSKLGLAPTCQAMEPRGPHNQRGPLIGGQGGCQATSYTASTLTRGDRDQHVHAQLSPANPPATSSSSVPYSHFQPHPGLGHQGPPPPPPPPLASSTSVSQQQPTGPHEAWRYQSRPSSHSLESGIYRPPGLLPHHQQSHNQAVDRRVPSQHHHHISPLPPTNSTRTPVITPNVPISQAPSSVSGNSRNSGGLSMASDAAATTSPPAGCSVNNGRTNSSWQRGREPVLHTSTSAVISSTSQLNALLQPGGQRGQAPTANQPHQHGPPRPQQQGPTKSLPVKGKTSYYPQAELEQPPVFSSSSLFSSGHQRAGDSVITSRVSNPLPRSPATYCPAPRSTVNSASQPSNQILSSRLGHRPDSASTQVYAQSHIHPPAPTAMPQSIEEALDKLDAELEGHMQAEERRKRDREQQERKAREEERRKKEWEMRQKQDEERKRKELEKKEEERKKREVERQEEERRRREWERQEQERRRRQEEERKRREMERQEEERKKREYERREEERKKREWEKKERERKRRERREAERQELERKKKELERQEEEKKKQRELEREKEEKRRMEWKREEEVCSAKGKEQTAIENLERLLSSNSSQTPPPPRLSSVPAPPSGPPPPSSQASPIYPWLSRGGVLPCPPGQTPTTTTLVERLRPPPLTPQTEYAREKQRQREMWSNNGGTTFSPSSTHNTSGMNQPAFSNKPPAMQAAPNQSKDTSRERDGIHHSLPSLALREPPKLYQAFPRENPPPPPLSSSSSGGILKRVTGSGLDNATSSDSDSAQFEEEPSELSTLLPDGLANIMAMLDESIKKEEEMYNSEKTGSSGLLDNFSPGVQPIKSYLCAPDLVPATKHQPSQEDFGSNPHASPPVLSRQGSLASPCSRTSSLNEEDEEYLKPSLNVSKQSMDMGMGVGNTNYRHSDLAKLYGLPEQTKSEADEDDDEEDSETPSCSPPPQRPHLHQTDVNNMFKSRETVLESQRYAYRGGPFGRPPPSALVGVKYSSSLSLGPDICRQQQSGSPTSDSTNPPFSPAVPALKSSPPPLLEEKKLKMEDADIWRDNRETTEEIKNSIKRESVPTIMPIKVVKEEQQLTTISESSLAELGKSCEVILSQQSLPKKNLDKSDSHGRVEESHKPDKVKERRDKDRNRDREREKDKKRKHGHSHSSSRKHEDRKEKKKHREKREEMALSSSSSSSTHSSSSHKRHKDSKSHKEKKDRRILGDLNLQSKEGSEKNRSHYEKKHKEASGASSASEGEQAEWTSRSSGERSSELRRGSESGSSLGSTDFLKLKALSDGPPKELKIRLIKVESGDRETFIASEVEEKRIPLEEITIKNTASEIIRSCKGARVTGKFRESYLLPAFSVKPVMTSEEPIPREKLNPPTPSIYLESKRDAFSPVLLQFCTDPKNPVTVIRGLAGSLRLNLGLFSTKSLVEANAEQAVEVRTQVQQPADENWDPSGTGQTWPCESSRSHTTIAKYAQYQASSFQESLQEEKGSDEEEDEDDEKEKKPSSCSDTPIKDSSKESSSAEQKPVGKIIKFGTNIDLSDPKRWKPQLQELQKLPAFMRVASSGNMLSHVGHTILGMNTVQLYMKVPGSRTPGHQENNNFCSVNINIGPGDCEWFSVHENYWQAISDFCEKHGVDYLTGSWWPVLEDLYNANIPVYRFIQRPGDLVWINAGTVHWVQAVGWCNNIAWNVGPLNAYQYQLALERFEWNEVKKVKSIVPMIHVSWNVARTLKITDPDTYKMLKHCLLQSMKHIQILRDQLVADGKKISYQSRVKDEPAYYCNECDLEVFDLLFVTSENSSRKSYVVHCEDCARQRSPNLTNVVVLEQYRIEELMSTYDSFNLASSR